Proteins encoded within one genomic window of Couchioplanes caeruleus:
- a CDS encoding restriction endonuclease has translation MPSTYDFSTLSPSDFELLVRDLLSAEYGWRMEAFGHGPDGGIDLRSVSGCQKIVVQCKHYAGSRFSDLRRAARREKPKIASEKPDRYIFVTSQDLSRTQKDTLADDLKPYLQGPEDLRTQLDLNEALSRYPLIEQSHFKLWLASVAVLERVVHSGLWARSEALMEDVCDRVRLYVTNPTYGRASEMLEATHVLVLSGSPGVGKSMLADMLALKYWHEGWQIVTVSSDIDEGWQAYQRERKQLFLYDDFLGQTDLSERQSKNEGSRIARFIDRMRHPDKRFIMTTRSQILRQAEQRDEPIRRGNFRLNEFAIKVSDYGLVERARILYNHLYFSGYPRELVRLYVASARYWRVVQHPNFTPRIVEQVLKRPAAAADELAADLEAALDHPLELWQTMFTTVLSETARQLVLSLAALPPKGADAEDLRRIVIGRSTPIDYTNALKALEGTWLRIDTIQEPRKKITITYANPSCRDFVLSFLDSEPDYFVELILQLTELPHVQMAMAYCMAEANGTLKYPRLAATVRSSAERVSEHIKEISTGLVAYEELEPNCYTWSTERFSALVHLIEPARKMMPTVTAWFIELATDAIREHEERIGFDPDDLHVLVAAVMQVWQDERNEDWTTAHLETTFRAWAKVPLNSDQVVVLARDAADCDRFFEGRTALGPIAEEAALENLREEMSNILYDADSLDEALQWLSQIEDAAHELGLIDQLRGYIEMERDTIFERDDEGEIGGRQRSSSGGGDDDSEEVRLTPSPEESRDINALFRHLG, from the coding sequence ATGCCGTCGACCTACGACTTCTCCACGCTATCGCCGTCGGACTTTGAGCTCCTGGTACGAGATCTACTTTCGGCGGAGTACGGCTGGAGGATGGAGGCGTTTGGCCATGGGCCAGACGGCGGAATCGACCTGCGCTCCGTCTCCGGATGCCAGAAGATCGTTGTGCAATGCAAGCACTACGCAGGTTCTCGGTTCAGTGACCTTAGGCGCGCCGCTAGGCGAGAGAAACCTAAGATCGCTAGCGAGAAGCCAGACCGCTACATATTCGTAACGTCACAAGACCTGAGCCGCACCCAGAAGGACACGCTGGCCGATGATCTCAAGCCTTACCTGCAGGGACCTGAAGACCTCCGCACTCAGCTAGATCTAAATGAGGCTCTTTCCCGCTATCCGCTCATCGAGCAAAGTCACTTTAAGCTTTGGCTCGCTTCGGTCGCCGTCCTTGAGCGCGTGGTCCATAGTGGTCTATGGGCTCGCAGCGAGGCGCTCATGGAAGACGTATGCGATCGAGTGCGACTGTATGTCACGAATCCGACCTACGGCCGCGCCTCCGAAATGCTCGAAGCAACGCACGTGTTGGTCCTCAGCGGGTCTCCTGGGGTTGGCAAGAGCATGCTTGCTGACATGCTGGCGCTCAAGTACTGGCACGAAGGCTGGCAGATCGTTACGGTCTCGTCTGATATCGACGAGGGGTGGCAGGCGTACCAAAGAGAGCGGAAGCAGCTCTTCCTCTATGACGACTTTCTAGGGCAGACGGATCTCAGTGAGCGTCAGAGCAAGAACGAAGGTTCTCGCATAGCGCGCTTCATCGATCGGATGCGCCACCCCGATAAGCGTTTCATCATGACAACCCGGTCGCAAATTCTTCGACAAGCTGAGCAACGTGATGAACCGATAAGGCGAGGCAACTTTAGGCTAAACGAATTTGCCATCAAGGTGTCTGATTATGGGCTCGTGGAGAGAGCGCGAATTCTCTACAATCACCTCTACTTCTCCGGCTACCCTCGTGAGCTAGTTCGACTTTATGTGGCGTCGGCTCGTTACTGGCGGGTCGTGCAGCACCCGAACTTCACGCCGCGGATCGTGGAGCAAGTTCTGAAGCGGCCTGCGGCCGCTGCCGACGAATTGGCGGCCGATTTGGAGGCTGCGTTAGACCATCCTCTTGAACTCTGGCAGACCATGTTCACTACGGTTCTCTCAGAGACTGCGCGGCAACTTGTGCTCTCGCTCGCAGCGCTGCCGCCTAAGGGCGCAGACGCGGAGGACCTGCGACGCATCGTCATTGGGCGCTCAACGCCTATTGACTATACTAACGCGCTCAAGGCACTGGAAGGCACTTGGTTGCGCATCGACACAATCCAGGAGCCGCGGAAGAAGATCACAATCACTTATGCCAACCCAAGCTGTAGGGATTTTGTTCTCTCGTTTCTTGATTCAGAGCCGGATTACTTCGTAGAGCTGATTCTCCAATTAACTGAACTGCCCCACGTTCAGATGGCGATGGCATACTGCATGGCCGAGGCTAATGGGACGCTGAAGTACCCCCGTCTAGCAGCTACTGTCCGTTCATCGGCCGAACGAGTATCCGAACATATCAAGGAGATTTCCACTGGACTTGTCGCCTACGAGGAGCTCGAGCCCAACTGCTACACCTGGAGTACCGAAAGGTTTAGTGCATTAGTTCACTTGATTGAGCCTGCCAGAAAAATGATGCCAACGGTTACCGCTTGGTTCATAGAGTTGGCGACGGACGCAATTAGGGAACACGAGGAAAGGATCGGCTTCGATCCAGATGACCTGCACGTTTTGGTGGCGGCCGTGATGCAGGTGTGGCAAGACGAGCGAAACGAAGACTGGACGACCGCCCATCTCGAGACGACGTTCAGAGCATGGGCCAAGGTCCCGTTGAATTCGGACCAGGTCGTAGTCCTTGCCCGGGATGCCGCTGATTGCGACAGGTTCTTTGAAGGGCGTACAGCGTTGGGCCCCATTGCTGAGGAGGCAGCGTTGGAAAATCTTAGGGAGGAAATGAGCAACATTCTATACGATGCCGATTCCCTCGATGAGGCACTTCAGTGGTTATCGCAGATCGAAGACGCCGCTCACGAACTTGGACTAATTGATCAGTTGCGTGGTTACATTGAAATGGAGCGAGACACGATCTTTGAGCGGGATGACGAAGGTGAGATCGGTGGACGACAGAGGTCCTCTTCTGGAGGCGGAGATGACGATAGCGAGGAAGTTCGTTTAACGCCGTCGCCGGAAGAATCAAGAGATATCAACGCGCTTTTCAGGCACCTAGGCTAG
- a CDS encoding DUF6248 family natural product biosynthesis protein — protein sequence MTTATLIRAEVADRIAGRVLTKTYLKSCGGLDLVRMCACQYGRCGHCGMGQHDKCTTRVGFHNRPPLEAHTHIVGRRGSALAAVRTTGTPCRWVCPCTACAQPEPASEQRPEAVAYRRVRGELRPGDTVWLHPRTLTSPAVCWQQPRATVVRTERASLYAVVQVGQAEHRIHVDNIRRTDPGAAHGVVQVKAKPRPAMPDGFEETPLF from the coding sequence ATGACCACTGCGACGCTAATCCGGGCCGAGGTCGCGGACCGGATCGCCGGACGCGTGCTGACCAAGACCTATCTCAAGAGTTGCGGCGGACTCGACCTGGTGCGGATGTGCGCCTGCCAGTACGGCCGGTGCGGGCACTGCGGCATGGGCCAACACGACAAGTGCACCACCCGGGTCGGCTTCCACAACCGGCCGCCGCTCGAGGCGCACACGCACATCGTCGGCCGTCGCGGGTCCGCGCTCGCCGCGGTCCGGACGACTGGGACGCCGTGCCGTTGGGTGTGCCCCTGCACCGCATGCGCCCAGCCGGAGCCCGCCAGCGAGCAGAGGCCGGAGGCGGTGGCGTACCGACGGGTCCGCGGTGAGCTGCGTCCCGGCGACACCGTGTGGCTGCACCCGAGAACCCTCACGTCGCCGGCCGTCTGCTGGCAGCAGCCCCGCGCCACCGTCGTGCGCACCGAGCGCGCCAGCCTGTACGCCGTCGTGCAAGTCGGCCAGGCCGAGCACCGTATCCACGTCGACAACATCCGCCGCACCGACCCGGGCGCCGCACACGGCGTCGTACAGGTCAAGGCCAAGCCGCGACCGGCGATGCCGGACGGCTTCGAAGAGACGCCTCTGTTCTGA
- a CDS encoding NAD(P)/FAD-dependent oxidoreductase has product MSQPVEVDVVIVGGGLAGLAAARRLDRAGVEWLLVEAADRIGGRVATDVVDGWRLDRGFQVLNTAYPRVPALADIDALDMRYFTPGVLVRRGGRLHRLENPLRDPTTAPQALGSGVGSLTDRLKFAALATRCATYPPEKLLHAPEMSTQEALRKAGLSHRIIEEVLRPFLSGVFADRALDTSSHVLAMILRSLARGRIGVPANGMAMLPAAVAGPLPYPQLLVNARTLAVEPGRVITEGGEIRCRAVVVATDPVTASELLPMLPRPDMRGLTTYYFGAPHAPIDEPTLLLDGDRREIVANTVVMSNAAPEYAPAGKSLIAASTVGVAAPSGASETVLRVELARLYGVPTDDWELISVMPIPHALPAAPVPQTRLRKPVSLGDGLFVAGDHRDSPSIQGALAGGWRTAGAVLASLGAFAGAGRSAGPA; this is encoded by the coding sequence GTGTCGCAGCCGGTAGAGGTGGACGTCGTCATCGTGGGCGGCGGTCTCGCCGGGCTCGCCGCTGCCCGGCGCCTGGATCGTGCGGGCGTCGAGTGGCTGCTCGTCGAGGCCGCCGACCGCATCGGCGGCAGGGTCGCCACCGACGTCGTCGACGGGTGGCGGCTCGACCGCGGCTTCCAGGTGCTCAACACCGCGTACCCGAGGGTGCCCGCGCTCGCCGACATCGACGCCCTGGACATGCGCTACTTCACGCCCGGCGTGCTGGTGCGCCGAGGCGGCCGCCTGCACCGCCTCGAAAACCCGCTGCGCGACCCGACGACCGCGCCGCAGGCCCTCGGCAGCGGCGTCGGCTCCCTCACCGACCGGCTGAAGTTCGCGGCGCTGGCGACGCGCTGCGCCACGTACCCGCCGGAGAAGTTGCTCCACGCCCCGGAGATGAGCACCCAGGAGGCGTTGCGCAAGGCCGGTTTGTCGCACCGCATCATCGAAGAGGTGCTGCGCCCCTTCCTGTCCGGGGTCTTCGCCGACCGCGCCCTGGACACCTCCAGCCACGTGCTCGCCATGATCCTCCGCTCGCTCGCCCGGGGACGAATCGGTGTACCGGCCAACGGCATGGCGATGCTGCCCGCCGCCGTCGCCGGGCCGCTGCCGTACCCGCAGCTTCTCGTCAACGCCCGGACCCTCGCCGTGGAGCCGGGCCGGGTCATCACCGAGGGCGGCGAGATCCGCTGCCGGGCCGTGGTGGTGGCCACGGACCCGGTCACCGCCTCGGAACTCCTGCCGATGCTGCCCAGGCCCGACATGCGAGGCCTGACCACGTACTACTTCGGCGCCCCGCACGCCCCCATCGACGAACCCACCCTGCTCCTCGACGGCGACCGCCGCGAGATCGTGGCCAATACGGTCGTCATGTCGAACGCGGCCCCCGAATACGCTCCCGCCGGCAAGTCCCTGATCGCCGCCTCGACGGTAGGCGTGGCAGCCCCCTCCGGTGCGTCGGAGACGGTGCTCCGGGTCGAACTGGCCCGCCTGTACGGCGTACCGACGGACGACTGGGAACTGATCAGTGTGATGCCGATCCCCCACGCCCTCCCCGCGGCGCCGGTGCCACAGACTCGCCTGCGCAAACCGGTGTCACTGGGAGACGGGCTGTTCGTGGCGGGCGATCACCGCGACAGCCCCTCGATCCAGGGAGCGCTGGCGGGTGGCTGGCGTACGGCCGGAGCGGTCCTGGCATCTCTGGGCGCCTTCGCAGGCGCCGGGCGGTCCGCCGGCCCCGCGTGA
- a CDS encoding regulator, whose protein sequence is MRLREARHAKRWSQARLVREIEEYARRKDLDIASKSSLHVYVSEWENGRRPLSSKYAAILRALLGWTDAELQADTTSTAGTLVDGYEELLLRIESARTVGTSIVQTVTQQTELLRTMDRQLGAAALVDQVHAHLGHLQETLAFAVLPEARRPLALALAEAASMAAWQALDVGAADRAWRHYELAKSAAREADSAAHLAHSMGEQSYVLADAGKPDLAAQLIAEAQRVGGKQISPRLTAWLHAAEAELYALAGMTDDCRRAIDRAAAVLPAGPEDRDADFRSVFLNEAHLTRWRGHSLALLGDERATADLQVALEAMDGTFIRAQAGLRCDLAQAYLVRREMDQARAQLREARSLATRTGSIRHRQRVERLIQRM, encoded by the coding sequence GTGAGACTCCGAGAGGCACGTCATGCAAAGCGCTGGTCCCAGGCCCGACTCGTACGCGAGATTGAAGAGTACGCGCGGCGCAAGGACCTCGACATAGCCTCGAAGTCGAGCCTGCACGTCTACGTTTCCGAGTGGGAGAACGGCCGCCGACCCCTCAGTTCCAAGTACGCCGCGATTCTCCGCGCCCTCCTCGGATGGACCGACGCGGAACTGCAGGCTGACACCACCTCGACGGCCGGCACGCTCGTCGACGGCTACGAAGAGCTTCTACTGAGGATTGAGTCAGCCCGCACAGTCGGCACATCGATCGTGCAGACGGTGACTCAACAGACGGAGCTACTGCGCACCATGGATCGGCAGCTAGGAGCGGCCGCGCTGGTCGACCAAGTGCACGCGCACCTCGGCCACCTCCAAGAGACGCTCGCGTTCGCTGTTCTTCCAGAAGCCCGTCGGCCGTTAGCCCTCGCACTCGCCGAAGCGGCCTCCATGGCGGCATGGCAGGCACTCGACGTTGGCGCGGCCGACCGAGCATGGCGCCATTACGAGTTGGCGAAAAGCGCAGCTCGGGAGGCGGACTCCGCCGCGCACCTGGCGCACTCCATGGGCGAGCAGTCGTATGTACTCGCAGATGCCGGCAAGCCCGACCTGGCAGCCCAACTCATCGCCGAAGCCCAACGGGTCGGCGGAAAGCAGATTTCGCCTCGGCTTACCGCATGGCTCCACGCCGCGGAAGCAGAGTTGTACGCGTTGGCGGGCATGACGGACGACTGCCGCCGGGCCATCGATCGAGCGGCTGCCGTGCTTCCCGCAGGGCCGGAAGACAGGGATGCTGACTTCCGCAGCGTCTTCTTGAACGAGGCGCACCTCACGCGCTGGCGCGGCCACTCGCTCGCCCTGCTCGGCGACGAGAGAGCCACGGCCGACCTCCAAGTCGCGCTCGAAGCCATGGACGGCACGTTCATCCGAGCGCAGGCCGGACTGCGTTGTGATCTCGCGCAGGCGTACCTCGTACGACGCGAGATGGACCAGGCGCGAGCACAGCTACGGGAAGCGCGGTCTCTGGCGACCCGGACCGGTTCCATTCGGCACCGTCAGCGGGTCGAGCGGCTCATACAGCGGATGTGA
- a CDS encoding winged helix-turn-helix domain-containing protein, with product MGEVTANVENTVRGWISAGEYGPGARLPSERQLAAELSAGRTTVRLVLARLAAEGLIRSEHGRGYFVCEQSR from the coding sequence ATGGGTGAGGTCACCGCGAACGTGGAGAACACCGTTCGTGGCTGGATCAGCGCGGGCGAGTACGGCCCTGGCGCGCGCCTTCCCTCGGAACGGCAGTTGGCCGCCGAACTAAGCGCTGGCCGCACGACAGTCCGGCTTGTGCTGGCAAGGTTGGCCGCCGAAGGACTCATCCGATCGGAGCACGGCCGCGGCTACTTCGTCTGCGAGCAGTCCCGGTAG
- a CDS encoding IS5 family transposase: MERRPYRSDLSDARWAVIEPVLTQWRASRPGLGINPPVHDLREIVNAILYVTRTGIAWEYLPHDFPPAKTVYDYYAKWEKDGTTQRIHDLLRRRLRQAHGRDGSPSAAVIDAQSVKTSCNVRESEQGIDAAKKIKGRKRHIVTDTLGLLLAVVVTAASVSDTAAGRGLLDEVAASHPTVRKVWVDGGYQTTVWRRGARHGIDVERVTRRPAEKGFRALPRRWVVERTFGWLMQHRRLARDYESLPQRSRTMILWAMANTMSRRLAGESTQTWRD, translated from the coding sequence ATGGAGCGACGTCCATATCGATCGGACCTGTCGGATGCGCGGTGGGCGGTGATCGAACCGGTCCTGACGCAGTGGCGGGCCTCTCGGCCAGGACTCGGGATCAACCCGCCGGTACACGATCTGCGGGAGATCGTGAACGCGATCCTCTACGTCACACGCACCGGGATCGCCTGGGAGTACCTGCCGCACGATTTTCCGCCGGCCAAGACGGTGTACGACTACTACGCCAAGTGGGAGAAGGACGGCACGACGCAACGGATCCATGATCTGCTGCGTCGCAGACTCCGGCAGGCGCATGGCCGTGACGGCTCACCGAGCGCGGCGGTCATCGACGCGCAAAGCGTCAAAACCTCCTGCAACGTAAGGGAATCCGAGCAAGGCATCGACGCGGCAAAGAAGATCAAGGGCCGTAAGCGGCACATCGTCACCGATACCCTCGGGCTCCTGCTGGCCGTGGTGGTCACCGCGGCGTCCGTGTCGGACACCGCCGCCGGTCGGGGCCTTCTCGACGAGGTGGCCGCCTCGCATCCCACGGTGCGCAAGGTCTGGGTCGATGGCGGCTACCAGACCACCGTGTGGCGGCGCGGCGCCCGACATGGCATCGACGTCGAGAGGGTCACCCGCCGTCCGGCGGAGAAAGGCTTCCGCGCGTTGCCGCGCCGGTGGGTGGTCGAGCGCACCTTCGGCTGGCTGATGCAACACCGCCGGCTTGCCCGCGACTACGAGTCCCTGCCCCAACGATCACGCACCATGATCCTCTGGGCCATGGCTAACACAATGTCCCGCCGATTGGCAGGAGAATCCACCCAAACCTGGCGCGACTAA
- a CDS encoding hemerythrin domain-containing protein, whose translation MSEGEKARLVAWSRELRSVHDRLRQALAVTRQALADGEPVEPATRDLLLFCHGFCAALTAHHAGEDRHLFPAIAEQYPQLRDTLHYLRQDHSMIAHLLAGLQAAVARGAAPAELHRHLEGVAAIMESHFRYEERQLLTVLETLALDADPYAVLGPL comes from the coding sequence GTGAGTGAGGGCGAGAAGGCCAGGCTGGTTGCCTGGAGTCGAGAGCTGCGCAGCGTCCATGACAGGCTGCGCCAAGCGCTGGCCGTCACCCGGCAGGCCCTCGCTGACGGCGAGCCGGTCGAGCCGGCTACCCGGGATCTGCTGCTGTTCTGTCACGGGTTCTGCGCCGCGCTCACGGCACACCACGCGGGCGAGGATCGTCACCTGTTTCCCGCGATCGCCGAGCAGTACCCTCAGCTACGCGACACGCTGCATTACCTACGGCAGGACCATTCGATGATCGCTCACCTGTTGGCCGGGCTGCAGGCTGCCGTAGCCCGTGGCGCCGCGCCTGCAGAGCTGCACCGGCATCTGGAGGGTGTGGCAGCGATCATGGAGTCGCACTTCAGGTACGAGGAACGTCAGCTGCTGACAGTCCTGGAGACGCTGGCACTGGACGCCGATCCGTACGCAGTGCTGGGACCTCTGTGA
- a CDS encoding DUF2637 domain-containing protein encodes MSQQTAVAEQEAAAARRALPIEARRHAARVMYGESVTAGMPMTAHELGEAFGRSERWGRERMTEVRNDLAVSAETAVPADDPNPAEPEHIEILEAPNTPADQAPQTDEETPEQEHSQTDPGRDQDSGDTVTPRDTALTLATLVQHTRIRWGVRATLGLGVVASTVANVLHAHDNPISQTIAAWPPLALLATIELISRVPVHRRELSVLRFAATAVIAGIAAWVSYWHMADVIARYGETGASPYLIPLTVDGLVVVASVCLVELGSRIRALSAEVTK; translated from the coding sequence GTGAGCCAGCAGACAGCTGTCGCAGAACAGGAAGCCGCCGCAGCGCGCAGAGCGCTGCCGATCGAGGCGCGGCGGCACGCCGCCCGCGTCATGTACGGCGAAAGCGTCACCGCCGGCATGCCGATGACCGCCCACGAGCTGGGCGAGGCGTTCGGCCGCAGCGAACGCTGGGGCCGCGAACGGATGACCGAGGTCCGAAACGATCTTGCCGTTTCTGCCGAAACTGCCGTACCTGCCGACGACCCGAACCCGGCAGAACCCGAGCACATCGAGATACTCGAAGCGCCGAACACGCCGGCAGACCAGGCACCGCAGACCGACGAGGAGACGCCAGAGCAAGAGCACTCCCAGACCGACCCCGGCCGGGATCAGGACTCCGGCGACACCGTGACGCCGCGGGACACGGCGCTGACGCTGGCGACGCTGGTGCAGCACACCCGGATCCGGTGGGGCGTGCGCGCCACCCTTGGCCTGGGTGTGGTCGCGTCCACGGTGGCCAACGTCCTGCACGCGCACGACAACCCGATCAGCCAGACCATCGCCGCGTGGCCGCCGCTGGCGCTGCTGGCCACGATCGAGCTGATCTCCCGAGTGCCGGTGCACCGCCGAGAGCTGTCGGTGCTGCGGTTCGCCGCCACGGCGGTGATCGCCGGGATCGCGGCGTGGGTGTCCTACTGGCACATGGCCGACGTGATCGCCCGCTACGGCGAGACCGGCGCCAGCCCCTACCTGATCCCGCTCACCGTGGACGGCCTGGTCGTGGTCGCCTCGGTGTGCCTGGTCGAACTGGGCAGCCGCATCCGCGCCCTGTCGGCGGAGGTGACGAAATGA
- a CDS encoding NUDIX domain-containing protein has protein sequence MDDASDLQPWRIHGERTIYDNPWVRLTLVDVEPPGTKRFEHHVVHLQRVAIAAVIDDQDRVLMMWRYRFVPDRWGWELPGGIVEAGEDSAAAAAREVEEETGWRPASLTRIATFEPMIGMVDSPHEVFAGTGATYVGEPTEIEEAGRIEWVPLAKVRDMMARGELAGSGTLVALLHVLAFGKPSVTSAV, from the coding sequence ATGGACGACGCGAGTGACCTCCAGCCCTGGCGGATCCATGGCGAGCGCACGATTTACGACAACCCCTGGGTTCGACTGACACTCGTCGACGTTGAGCCGCCGGGAACCAAGCGGTTCGAACACCACGTTGTGCATCTTCAGCGTGTCGCCATTGCGGCGGTGATCGACGACCAGGACCGCGTACTGATGATGTGGCGGTACCGCTTCGTGCCTGATCGATGGGGTTGGGAGCTCCCCGGAGGCATTGTCGAGGCCGGCGAGGACTCCGCCGCTGCGGCAGCCCGCGAGGTCGAGGAAGAGACCGGGTGGCGGCCGGCTTCGCTGACTCGGATAGCCACGTTCGAGCCGATGATTGGCATGGTTGATTCGCCGCATGAGGTCTTCGCCGGCACCGGGGCCACGTATGTAGGCGAGCCGACCGAGATCGAGGAGGCTGGACGTATCGAGTGGGTGCCGCTCGCCAAGGTGCGCGACATGATGGCCCGCGGGGAGCTGGCCGGTTCGGGCACGCTGGTTGCGCTGTTGCACGTGCTCGCGTTCGGGAAGCCGAGCGTCACATCCGCTGTATGA
- a CDS encoding tyrosine-type recombinase/integrase, with the protein MTRPAVPRQRQRGTIDTLPSGALRVRVYAGVDPLTKRRHDLTEIISPGPNAAREAEKARTRLLSQVDERRNPRTRATVNQLLDRWLEVLDVAPSTRRGYVLKLEKHIRPMLGSIQVGRVDAELLETFYARLRKCRDHCDGRRYVQHRTQRAHDCDERCGRHACKGLAASTIRQIHWILSGAFDRAVRWKWIALNPAEQADKPALPHPDPKPPTAAEASRIVVEAWRDPDWGTFVWCAMTLGARRGELCALRWQHVDFTSNVVTLRRAISIGESGELVEKDTKTHQQRRAVIDSDTAEVLAEHKRRWEARAEALGIDLSPMAFVFSAAPDGSTFPVPDTMTQRYDRLVKRLGIDSHLHTLRHYSATELIAAGTDIRTVAGRLGHGGGGATTLRVYAAWLSEADQRAASVLSGRMPERPTAVDSGSTSSTARSPRRPPAPRAAKSAAFEWWVTARRAGTLPTGAEVATFANVDPSVGRRWRREWLAAEEPTSS; encoded by the coding sequence ATGACGCGACCGGCGGTCCCCCGGCAGCGACAGCGGGGAACGATCGACACCCTTCCGAGCGGCGCCCTGCGGGTGCGCGTCTACGCTGGTGTGGACCCGCTGACGAAGCGCCGGCACGACCTCACTGAGATCATCTCTCCCGGGCCGAACGCGGCCCGCGAGGCTGAGAAGGCCCGCACGCGGTTGCTCAGCCAGGTAGACGAGCGCCGCAATCCGCGGACCCGGGCTACGGTGAACCAGCTCCTAGACCGCTGGCTGGAGGTACTCGACGTCGCGCCTTCCACCCGGCGCGGCTACGTCCTGAAGCTTGAGAAGCACATTCGGCCGATGCTCGGCAGCATCCAGGTCGGCCGAGTGGACGCCGAACTGTTGGAGACGTTCTATGCGCGGCTGCGCAAGTGTCGTGATCACTGCGACGGACGACGGTACGTGCAGCACCGGACGCAGCGGGCGCATGATTGCGACGAACGGTGCGGACGACACGCCTGCAAGGGCTTAGCGGCTTCCACGATTCGCCAGATTCACTGGATCCTTAGCGGCGCGTTCGACCGGGCGGTGCGGTGGAAGTGGATAGCTCTCAATCCCGCGGAGCAGGCCGACAAGCCAGCGCTGCCGCATCCTGATCCCAAGCCGCCGACGGCCGCCGAGGCGTCCCGCATTGTCGTCGAGGCGTGGCGGGATCCCGACTGGGGGACGTTCGTCTGGTGCGCCATGACGCTCGGCGCGCGGCGGGGTGAGCTGTGTGCGCTGCGCTGGCAGCATGTCGATTTCACGAGCAACGTGGTCACCCTTCGCCGCGCGATATCGATCGGTGAGAGTGGCGAACTGGTGGAGAAGGATACGAAAACTCACCAGCAGCGACGCGCAGTCATCGATAGCGACACCGCCGAGGTGCTTGCCGAGCACAAACGCCGCTGGGAAGCGCGCGCCGAGGCGCTGGGAATCGACCTCTCGCCGATGGCATTCGTGTTCTCGGCAGCCCCAGATGGCAGCACGTTTCCGGTGCCGGACACGATGACGCAGAGATACGACCGCTTGGTGAAGCGTCTCGGCATCGACAGTCATTTGCACACACTGCGGCACTACTCGGCCACAGAACTGATTGCGGCGGGGACCGATATTCGTACCGTGGCTGGCCGGCTGGGGCATGGCGGGGGAGGGGCGACCACGCTTCGCGTGTACGCCGCCTGGCTGAGCGAGGCGGATCAGCGTGCCGCGTCGGTTCTCTCTGGGCGGATGCCGGAACGTCCGACCGCTGTTGATTCGGGCTCGACGTCGTCGACTGCTCGATCTCCGCGTCGACCGCCAGCGCCGCGAGCGGCGAAGAGCGCCGCTTTCGAATGGTGGGTGACCGCGCGCCGGGCAGGAACGTTGCCGACTGGCGCGGAAGTGGCGACATTCGCCAATGTTGATCCGAGTGTTGGCCGGCGTTGGCGTCGCGAGTGGCTTGCCGCAGAAGAGCCGACAAGCAGCTAG
- a CDS encoding helix-turn-helix domain-containing protein gives MSSVGRSAAGLPKFLSVAETARALGMSEMTLYRAIKAGEFPAIRIRGRLIVPSRVLEELVNAAVSENGAVNAAAWAQADLPMAATSRRDR, from the coding sequence ATGTCCAGTGTAGGACGCTCCGCAGCCGGTCTACCGAAGTTCCTCAGCGTGGCCGAGACAGCTCGCGCCCTCGGTATGTCCGAGATGACGCTGTACCGAGCCATCAAGGCCGGCGAGTTCCCCGCGATTCGGATTCGAGGCCGGCTCATCGTGCCGTCCCGTGTGCTTGAGGAACTCGTAAACGCCGCTGTCTCGGAGAACGGCGCTGTCAATGCCGCCGCATGGGCCCAAGCGGACCTGCCGATGGCTGCGACCTCAAGGAGGGACCGCTGA